The genomic region GAACTTCCGGTTCCGCCCCTTGCTGGTGAAATTTTTCATCTCGAACCCGGGGACCAGGGAGAGCTCATGTCCGACCTTCACCTTGGTGAGGGGGATGGCGACCCACACTTTTCCCGGCCCGTTTTGCAGCAGCACATAGGTGTAGCCGCCGCCGTCCATGGTCTCGAGGACCTTGCCGGAGAGCTGGACCTCCTTGGGCTGTGCAGGCGCGGGGGAGCCGGCAGCCTGTACCTGTTGCGCGGTAAGTACCGCAATAACTACGAGCAAGAGGAGTTGCTTCAGTAGATGGTTCATGTCATTGACTTCCTTGGAAGGTTCTTTGCTCAGGGCTGACTACTTTTTCGCGCCTGATTGACAAGTGTTTTATGCCAGCCTTGCACCCGAAGACAGCACAGTTCCCGGTACTGCGTCCAACTGGACGAAGTTTCCAAAGCTGAGTCCGAAGCTTGCGCAGGTTGATTCTCCCGCTATATTTGTGTTGGCAAATTTAAAATAATCTAATTTGCAGCCGCGGCAGAGGACAACGAGCGATGGGCTAGCGGGCGCCGGTGCAGCGTGGAGTCGACAGAAAAGGCGCCGGTGCCAGAGGGGGCATGAATGAACAAGAGAGTGGGTGTGCTGTTGGTGCATGGGCTGGGGGCTGTATCCGACGACTTCGCGCACGACACCGTGTATGAACTGCGGGAGCGGATCGCCGGGCGCGGGCTGAACCGCGACGAGATTGCCTGGCAATCGGTCTTCTGGAACCCGCTGCTCTCCGCCAAGGAGAACCGCCTCTGGGTGGACCTCTGTGCGGACAACGAACTCAACTGGGCCAAGTTGCGCAAGTTCTTCATCAACACCTTCGGCACCCTTACCGCCTACGAATCAGCGAAAGAGCAGCCGGATTCGCTGTATCAAAGGATCCACGGGGTGGTGCACGACTCGATCAAGGAACTGCGCGCAAGCCTCGGCGCCGACCGGCCGCTATTGGTGATCGCCCATTCCCTTGGTTCCGTGATCATGTCCAACTACATCTGGGACCGCCAAAAAGGAAAAGATGAGGAGCGCTACGGTGCTTCCCCCTTCGAAAGGATGGAGACGCTGGCCGGGATGATCACCCTGGGAAGCAACATCCCGATGATGACGGTGGCCCTGGACCAGGTCGAGGCGATAGAGTTTCCCCCCGCCTCGCTTGCCGAGGAATACCGGGAAAAGGCGAAATGGCTGAACCTTTACGACTCCGACGACGTCCTCGGATGGCCCCTGAAGCCGCTCAGCCCCAGCTACGCAAAGGCGGTGAGCGAGGACATCGAGGTGAGCGTCGGGAACATCCTGACCGCATGGAACCCTACCAGTCACGCTACCTACTGGACCGACGACAGCGTCATCAAGCCGACCTTGTACCTTTTGGGGTCGCTTCTCGAGGCGCCGATGCGGAAGGTGCCCGTTGAGGAACAGCAGTCCATGATGGGCTACCCGGATTGACCCTGCTGCAATTTAAGTACGAAAAAAGGCGCTTCCCTGCTGCGAGGGAAGCGCCTTTTTTGTCGTCTGCCGGCAGTATGAGACTACACGATCTTCTGCATACCTTTCATGGCGGCGCGCAGCTCGGCGCCGACTTCCTCGACCAGGTGGCTGCGGATCTCGGCGTTGACCGCGACGAGGAGCTGGTTATCCACGCTGTTGTCGTTTACCGAAAGCCCCTTGCCGATCACGTCAGTGCCGACCTTGGACATGAAGTCCTTGAGCAGGGGCACGCAGGCGTGGGAGAAGAGGTAGCAGCCGTACTCGGCGGTGTCGGAGATGACGCGGTTCATCTCGTACAGCTTCTTTCTGGCGATGGTGTTGGCGATGAGCGGGGTCTCGTGCAGCGACTCGTAGTAGGCGCTCTCCGGCTCGATCCCGGTCTGCACCATGGTCTCGAAGGCGAGCTCCACGCCGGCTTTGACCATGGCGACCATGAGGATCGCCTTGTCGAAATACTCCTGCTCCGAGATCTCGCCGGCGGCCTCGGTCTTCTCGAACGCGGTCTGGCCGGTCTGCTCACGCCAGGTGAGGAGCTTCACGTCGTCGTTGGCCCAGTCCTCCATCATGGTGCGGGAGAACTCGCCGCTCATGATGTCGTCCATGTGCTTTTGGAACAGCGGGCGCATGATGTCTTTGAGCTCGTCGGCCAGCTTGAAGGCCACGAGTTTCGCCGGGTTGGAGAGGCGATCCATCATGTTGGTGATGCCGCCGTGCTTGAGCGCCTCGGTGATGGTTTCCCAGCCGTACTGGATCAGCTTGACGGCGTAGGGAGCGTCGATGCCGTTTTGGGTCATCTTGTCGAAGCAAAGAAGGGCGCCCGCCTGCAGCATGCCGCAGAGGATGGTCTGCTCGCCCATCAGGTCCGATTTGACCTCGGCGACGAAGGAGGACTCAAGGACACCTGCGCGGTCGCCCCCCTGCGCGGAGGCGATCGCCTTGGCGATTTCGAGGCCGTCGCTGTTGGGGTCGTTCTCGCCATGCACGGCGATCAGGGTCGGGACGCCGAAGCCGCGCTTGTACTCGGCGCGCACCTCGGAGCCGGGGCATTTCGGCGCCACCATGATCACGGTCAGGTCCTTGCGGATCTGGGTCCCTTCCTCGACGATGTTGAAGCCGTGGGCGTAGCTGAACACGGCGCCCTGCTTCATGAAGGGAATTACGGTCGCTACCACGTTGCTGTGCTGCTTGTCAGGGGCGAGGTTCATGACGATGTCGGCGGTGGGGAGGAGTTCCTCGTAGGAGCCAACCTTGAACCCGTTCTCGGAGGCGTTCAGGTAGGACTGGCGCTTCTGCTCGATCGCTTCCTTTCTCAGGGTGTAGGAGACGTCCAGCCCGCTGTCGCGCATGTTGAGCCCCTGGTTGAGCCCCTGGGCGCCGCAGCCGACGATGACGATCTTCTTCCCTTTGACGTACTCGCAGCCATTGGCGAACTCGGAGGCCTCCATGAAACGGCAGGTGCCCAGTTCCTGGAGTTGGCGGCGCAAAGGCAGGGTGTTGAAATAGTTCTCTCCCATCGTAATCCTCCTGAATCTATGTTGTGGTGTGGTTACAAATCTGAAAGTGTGCCGACTGTATACTAAATTTCACATTGCGTAAATTGAATTATTGTGCATATTGTATTGCGCCCAGCGCAACAAGGAAAGAGGAGAACCATGGACCTGAGGGAACTGGAAGTATTTCTCACCGTCGCCGAGACCCTGCACTTTGGTCGCGCGAGCCAGGCCTGCAACCTGAGCCCGTCGGCTCTGACCAGGACCATCCAGCGCATGGAGGAGCAGTTAGAGCAGCCGCTGTTTCTGCGCGACAACCGGACCGTCACCCTTTCGCCCGCCGGTGAGCGGCTGAAGAGTTACGCCCGGCTCTGCCTGCAGGAGTGGCAGAATTTCCGTGCCTCCATCAGGAACGAGCAGTCGGTGGCGGGAACGCTGTCTATATACGCGTCGATCACCGCCGTCTACGGTTTGCTACCCGAACTGCTGGAGTCCTACCGGGAAAGGTACCCGGAGGTCCAGCTGGAATTGAGGACGGGGGCGGCCGAGCAGGCGGTGGCGCAGGTGCAAAACGGCGAGATCGACCTTGCCGTCGCCGCGCTCCCCGAGCGGCACAGCGCGAACCTGGAATTTCTCCCCATCGTAACCATCCCGCTCATCTTCATCGCGCCGCGCCACACCGCCGCCGCGGACGTTCCGCAGGAAGGGGGCGAGCTCGACCTCTCCCGAGCCCCGCTGGTGCTGCCGCAGACCGGGCTTTCCCGCAGAAGGCTAGACCTCTGGCTCAAGGAGCACCGCATCACCCCCAACATCACCTCCGAGGTCTCCGGCAACGAGGCGATCATTGCCATGGTAAGGCTTGGCTGCGGGGTCGGCATCGTGCCGCAACTGGTCTGGGAGCGAAGCCCCTTCAGGGATGAGGTGGCGGTGCTGGATAAGGCTCCATGCCTGAAGCCTTACGAGGTGGGGCTTTGCTGTGGCAGGCGCAACCTGCAGCGACCCAGCGTCAAGGCGTTCTGGCAGCTGGCGGAGGATCGCTCGTTGAAGCCGTGACAAATTTGCCAATGAGACACTGATCCAGTCGATGAAAGCACTCACCACAGAATAACACAGAGGAATCACAGAGGAATCACAGAGGAATCACAGAGGAATCACAGAGGAATCACAGAGGAAGGCAAAGCTGAAAACAAAAGGTCAAGGCAGAGGTTACACAGGATCTAGGAGGTTGCACAGAGCCAAAGACCTCTGGTTATGCCAGTAAAGCCTTTTGCTTTTGCCGTTCCTCAGATTTTCCTCTGTGTACCTCTGTGTCCACTGTGGTGAAGGGTTTGTGTTGGGTACAAATGCCCTTGCCAATCATATGGCGCTGTGCTATATAAGTTCGCTGTTTAAAATTCGCACGCCCCCTAATCAGTGCCGGCGGTGCCCGCCAAGCGGGTTCCGGCATTTCAGGTGGCGGAGGGAAAACCAAAAAGGAGAAACACCATGTCGAACATCACCATGAAAGAACTGCTGGAAGCCGGTGTCCACTTCGGTCACCAAACCAAGAGATGGAACCCGAAAATGAAACCGTACATCTTCGGCGCTCGTAACGGGATCTACATCATCGACCTGCAGAAGACCGTAAGGCTCTTCAAAAACGCTTACAGCTTCGTCACCGACGCAGCCCAGGCAGGCGAGACCGTTCTCTTCGTCGGCACCAAGAAGCAGGCACAGGACTCCGTGGCGGAAGAGGCACAGCGCTGCGGGCAGTTCTACGTCAACGACCGCTGGCTGGGCGGCATGCTCACCAACTTCGCTACCGTGAAGCAGTCCATCGACCGTCTCAAGCGTCTGGACGCCATGATTGCTGACGGCACCATCGAGGCTTACACCAAGAAAGAGCAGTTGAAGCTTGCCAAGGAGCGCGAGAAGCTGGAGAAGACCCTGGGCGGCATCAAGGGCATGGGCAAAACCCCGGGCGTGCTGTTCGTAGTCGACCCGAAAAACGAAGAAATCGCAGTCAGCGAAGCTAAGAAACTGGGGATCCCGGTCGTCGCCATCGTCGACACCAACTGCGACCCGGACGACATCAACTACGTCATCCCGGGCAACGACGACGCTATCCGCGCCATCCGCCTTTTGACCAGCAAGATGGCTGACGCCGTCCTCGAAGGCGCTCAGGCAAGGAACGCACGCCTGCAGACCGGTGCCGAGGAAGAGTTCTCCACCGAGGGCGAAGAAGTCGTGGAAGAAACTCCGGCCGAGGCCTAATCGGCTCCGCCGCTTCCAGCGGCAACTGCAATAGTATCAACAACAACATATTAGAAGTCCGCGCCCACGGGCGCGGGCGACTGTGGAGGATAACGTGAGCATTACAGCGGCACAGGTAAACGAACTCAGAAAAGCAACTGGCGCGGGCCTCATGGACTGCAAGAAGGCGCTGACCGAAACCGGCGGCGATCACGAGAAGGCGATCGACTACCTGCGTACCAAGGGTCTGGCAGCCGCCTCCAAGAAGGCAGGCCGTGCGGCCACCGAAGGTCTCGTCGGCTCCTACATTCACGCCGGCGGCAAGATCGGCGTCCTGGTGGAAGTCAACTGCGAGACCGACTTCGTCGCCAAGAACGACAATTTCCAGACCTTCGTGAAGGACATCGCGATGCACATCGCTGCGGCTTCCCCGCTCTACGTGCGTCGTGAAGAAGTGCCGGCGGAGCTGATCGAGCGCGAGAAGGCGATCTACCGCGAGAAGGCGAAGGAAAGCGGCAAGCCCGCAGCCATCATCGAGAAGATCCTCGACGGCCAGATCAACAAGTTCTTCGCCGACATCTGCCTCCTCGAGCAGACCTACGTGAAGGACCCGGACAAGACCATCCAGACCTTCCTCAACGAGACCATCGCCTCCATCGGCGAGAACATGAGCATCCGCCGCTTCGCCAAGTTCGTCCTGGGCGAGGGGCTTGCCAAGAAAGAAAGCGACTTCGCGGCCGAGGTCGCCGCGGCAGCCGGCCAGTAAGACGTCCCAAAAGAGCCGGCCATGAGACCATGGGCGGCTCTTTTTTTATCTGCAAGATGGCCGGTGCCCCGGCACCGTCCGTTTTCCCCGCTATAATGGGAGCCGGCAACCCGGCTCCCCAATCCGATCCAACAGCAGCTTTTTTCCCGCAACAAAGAAGGCAAGGTGACAACGATGGGAGAACCTCATTATAAAAGAGTACTTCTGAAACTCTCCGGCGAGGCCCTCGGGGGCGAGCAGGGGTATGGCATCGACCCTAACACCATCACCGCTATCGCCCGCGAGGTGAAGCAGGTGGTGGAACTTGGGGTAGAGCTTTCGCTGGTTATCGGCGGCGGCAACATCTTCCGCGGGCTTGCGGCCTCCTCCAAGGGGATGGACCGCGCCAGCGCCGACTACATGGGGATGCTGGCCACCATGATCAACTCGCTGGCCATGCAGGACGCCCTGGAGAAGGTGGGGGTCGACACCCGCGTGCAGTCCGCCATCGCCATGGCCGAGGTGGCCGAGCCCTACATCCGCAGGCGCGCTATCAGGCACCTGGAAAAGGGAAGGGTGGTCATCTTCGGGGCCGGCACCGGCAACCCCTATTTCACCACCGACACCGCCGCAAGCCTGAGGGCCATGGAGATCGGCGCCGACGTCATCCTCAAGGGGACCAAGGTCGACGGCGTCTACTCCGCGGACCCGGCCAAGGACAAGACCGCCACCAAGTACGGGACGCTCAGCTACCTCGAGGTGCTGAGAAAGGGGCTCCAGGTGATGGACGCCACTGCGATCTCGCTTTGCATGGACAACAGCCTCCCGATCATAGTCTTCGACGTGACCACCGACGGCAACGTCGTCCGGGTGGTCAACGGCGAACCGATCGGCACCCTCGTCAAGGAAGGAGAATAGCATGGTAAAGGATGTCATCTCCAACATGAACGTCCACATGGGCAAATCCATAGAATCCCTCCGGAAGGAGTACCAGAAGGTGCGCACCGGCCGCGCCAGCACCTCCCTTTTGGACGATATCAAGGTCGACAGCTACGGCACGCTCTCGCCGCTGAACCAGGTCGCGACCCTCGCCATCCCCGAGGCGCGCACCATAACCATCCAGCCCTGGGACTCGAAGATGATCGCCCCCATCGAGAAGGCGATCATGAACTCCAACCTGGGGCTCAACCCGGCCAACGACGGCAAGCTGATCCGCCTGACCCTCCCCCCCCTCACCGAGGAGAGGCGCAAGGACATCGTGAAGCAGTTGAAGCGCGACGCCGAGGACGCCAAGGTCGCCCTCAGGAATATCCGCCGCGACGCCATCGACCAGCTGAAGAAGCTGGAGAAGGACAAATCCATCTCCGAGGACGAGCTGAAGCGCGCCGAGAAGGAAGTGCAGGACTCCACCAACAACCACGTCGCCAAGGTGGACGAGGTTCTGCTCCACAAGGAAAAAGAGGTCATGGAGGTCTAGCGGCCCGTGCGCAGGGGGGATCTCCCCCCCTGCCAGCCCTGCGGCCCCTCTCCATTTTTGCGCAAACCCCCGACCCACCGGGGATTTTTTGTTTTCAGGATGGTCATGGATAGCTTAGATCGGAAGAACCTCCCGGTGCACCTCGCCGTCATCATGGACGGCAACGGCCGCTGGGCCAAGCAGCGCATGTTACGTAGGATCGTTGGGCACCAAAAAGGGGTGGAGACCGTCCGGGTGATCGTGGAGGAATGCTCGCGCCTGGGGATCGGCTACCTGACCCTGTTCGCCTTCTCCGCCGAGAACTGGCTGCGGCCCAAGACCGAGGTCAAGGCCCTGATGGCGCTCCTGAAGCAATACATCCGCGGCGAGACCGCCCGGATGATGCAAAACAACATCCGTTTCAACGTGATAGGAAACCGCTGCGATCTCCCCGAGGACGTGAACCTGGAGATAGAAAGCGCCATCCAGAAGACCGCGGGCAACCGCGGCATGCTACTCACCCTGGCGCTATCCTACGGCAGCCGCCAGGAGATCGTGGCCGCGGCCAGAAAGCTCGCCAGGGAAGCTGCGGAGGGAAAGCTCGACCCGGATGCCATCGACGAGGGAAGCTTCACCGGCTCGCTCTTCACCGCGGGGATCCCCGATCCGGACCTCTTGATCCGAACCAGCGGCGAGATGCGCATCAGCAACTTCCTGCTCTGGCAGCTCGCCTACGCGGAGCTTTACTTCACCGAGGTGAACTGGCCCGACTTC from Citrifermentans bremense harbors:
- the ilvC gene encoding ketol-acid reductoisomerase, giving the protein MGENYFNTLPLRRQLQELGTCRFMEASEFANGCEYVKGKKIVIVGCGAQGLNQGLNMRDSGLDVSYTLRKEAIEQKRQSYLNASENGFKVGSYEELLPTADIVMNLAPDKQHSNVVATVIPFMKQGAVFSYAHGFNIVEEGTQIRKDLTVIMVAPKCPGSEVRAEYKRGFGVPTLIAVHGENDPNSDGLEIAKAIASAQGGDRAGVLESSFVAEVKSDLMGEQTILCGMLQAGALLCFDKMTQNGIDAPYAVKLIQYGWETITEALKHGGITNMMDRLSNPAKLVAFKLADELKDIMRPLFQKHMDDIMSGEFSRTMMEDWANDDVKLLTWREQTGQTAFEKTEAAGEISEQEYFDKAILMVAMVKAGVELAFETMVQTGIEPESAYYESLHETPLIANTIARKKLYEMNRVISDTAEYGCYLFSHACVPLLKDFMSKVGTDVIGKGLSVNDNSVDNQLLVAVNAEIRSHLVEEVGAELRAAMKGMQKIV
- the ilvY gene encoding HTH-type transcriptional activator IlvY; protein product: MDLRELEVFLTVAETLHFGRASQACNLSPSALTRTIQRMEEQLEQPLFLRDNRTVTLSPAGERLKSYARLCLQEWQNFRASIRNEQSVAGTLSIYASITAVYGLLPELLESYRERYPEVQLELRTGAAEQAVAQVQNGEIDLAVAALPERHSANLEFLPIVTIPLIFIAPRHTAAADVPQEGGELDLSRAPLVLPQTGLSRRRLDLWLKEHRITPNITSEVSGNEAIIAMVRLGCGVGIVPQLVWERSPFRDEVAVLDKAPCLKPYEVGLCCGRRNLQRPSVKAFWQLAEDRSLKP
- the rpsB gene encoding 30S ribosomal protein S2, which produces MSNITMKELLEAGVHFGHQTKRWNPKMKPYIFGARNGIYIIDLQKTVRLFKNAYSFVTDAAQAGETVLFVGTKKQAQDSVAEEAQRCGQFYVNDRWLGGMLTNFATVKQSIDRLKRLDAMIADGTIEAYTKKEQLKLAKEREKLEKTLGGIKGMGKTPGVLFVVDPKNEEIAVSEAKKLGIPVVAIVDTNCDPDDINYVIPGNDDAIRAIRLLTSKMADAVLEGAQARNARLQTGAEEEFSTEGEEVVEETPAEA
- the tsf gene encoding translation elongation factor Ts; this translates as MSITAAQVNELRKATGAGLMDCKKALTETGGDHEKAIDYLRTKGLAAASKKAGRAATEGLVGSYIHAGGKIGVLVEVNCETDFVAKNDNFQTFVKDIAMHIAAASPLYVRREEVPAELIEREKAIYREKAKESGKPAAIIEKILDGQINKFFADICLLEQTYVKDPDKTIQTFLNETIASIGENMSIRRFAKFVLGEGLAKKESDFAAEVAAAAGQ
- the pyrH gene encoding UMP kinase; its protein translation is MGEPHYKRVLLKLSGEALGGEQGYGIDPNTITAIAREVKQVVELGVELSLVIGGGNIFRGLAASSKGMDRASADYMGMLATMINSLAMQDALEKVGVDTRVQSAIAMAEVAEPYIRRRAIRHLEKGRVVIFGAGTGNPYFTTDTAASLRAMEIGADVILKGTKVDGVYSADPAKDKTATKYGTLSYLEVLRKGLQVMDATAISLCMDNSLPIIVFDVTTDGNVVRVVNGEPIGTLVKEGE
- the frr gene encoding ribosome recycling factor, with product MVKDVISNMNVHMGKSIESLRKEYQKVRTGRASTSLLDDIKVDSYGTLSPLNQVATLAIPEARTITIQPWDSKMIAPIEKAIMNSNLGLNPANDGKLIRLTLPPLTEERRKDIVKQLKRDAEDAKVALRNIRRDAIDQLKKLEKDKSISEDELKRAEKEVQDSTNNHVAKVDEVLLHKEKEVMEV
- a CDS encoding isoprenyl transferase, yielding MDSLDRKNLPVHLAVIMDGNGRWAKQRMLRRIVGHQKGVETVRVIVEECSRLGIGYLTLFAFSAENWLRPKTEVKALMALLKQYIRGETARMMQNNIRFNVIGNRCDLPEDVNLEIESAIQKTAGNRGMLLTLALSYGSRQEIVAAARKLAREAAEGKLDPDAIDEGSFTGSLFTAGIPDPDLLIRTSGEMRISNFLLWQLAYAELYFTEVNWPDFDRNELARAFRDFQSRERRFGKTSEQLCQGEPEA